One segment of Phragmites australis chromosome 13, lpPhrAust1.1, whole genome shotgun sequence DNA contains the following:
- the LOC133888972 gene encoding uncharacterized protein LOC133888972 isoform X1, producing the protein MTTRGAKRAATSDLAAPDLPSKRVMDGPSFDVHRAESSHQHVMVGPVTLDPRRAEAASKHVRALNTQFASWVQLQLQNYPAELWEDGIKDYISHASEIMEKFKDVVNWLRQSKASSAAVSSPSPLKDEKTTLPAADDSKFAVQPSSDNEQKVPIMASTSSVSQSSSSQNILSFSSQTKPPAFSGIFGDNKNTPGDSSKPSFQFGANNGIFGDKNSPGDSSKPTFQFGANNGFSTPNSPSIFSASVAQSFSMQTPSLFSVNQQSILSGNQKTAEASADADEDAEPEKPSSPSVKKAEEKGIVVVHEAKCKVYVKHDDATKGWKDIGVGQLSIRSKEGAEKASKESTPTIVIRNDVGKILLNALIYKGIKMNVQKNTVASIFHTTDSQSSETDGGTVVARTYLFRLKNEEEAAKLSTAIKENVPSE; encoded by the exons ATGACGACGCGGGGAGCCAAGCGCGCCGCCACGTCCGACCTCGCTGCCCCCGAT CTACCAAGTAAGAGAGTAATGGACGGACCCTCTTTTGATGTTCACAGGGCGGAGTCTTCCCATCAGCATGTGATGGTAGGACCCGTTACTTTAGATCCTCGACGGGCTGAGGCTGCCAGCAAACACGTGAGGGCACTCAATACCCAGTTCGCAAG CTGGGTTCAATTGCAGTTGCAAAATTATCCAGCTGAACTCTGGGAAGACGGCATCAAAGATTACATATCCCATGCTTCTGAAATCATG GAGAAATTCAAGGATGTCGTCAATTGGCTTAGGCAATCTAAAGCAAGTTCAGCAGCTGTTTCCTCCCCAAGTCCACTCAAGGATGAGAAAACTACTTTGCCGGCAGCAGATGATAGCAAGTTTGCGGTACAGCCAAGTTCAGATAACGAACAGAAGGTTCCAATTATGGCATCTACTTCTTCAGTTTCTCAGAGCTCAAGCTCACAGAATATTCTCTCGTTTTCTTCTCAGACAAAACCGCCAGCTTTTAGTG GTATATTTGGTGACAACAAGAACACTCCTGGTGACAGCAGTAAACCATCTTTCCAGTTTGGTGCGAATAATGGCATATTCGGTGACAAGAACTCACCTGGTGACAGCAGTAAACCTACTTTCCAGTTTGGTGCAAATAATGGCTTTTCGACACCAAATTCACCATCCATTTTTTCTGCTTCAGTTGCCCAAAGTTTTAGCATGCAGACTCCGTCTCTGTTTTCAGTGAACCAACAATCAATTCTCTCAG GAAACCAAAAGACTGCTGAAGCTTCAGCTGATGCAGATGAGG ATGCTGAACCTGAGAAGCCAAGCAGTCCTTCTGTAAAGAAGGCAGAAGAGAAAGGAATAGTTGTTGTTCATGAAGCCAAATGCAAGGTGTATGTAAAG CATGATGATGCAACCAAGGGCTGGAAAGACATTGGTGTCGGTCAGCTTTCTATCAGAAGTAAAGAAGGTGCAGAGAAAGCTTCCAAAGAGTCCACTCCGACCATTGTTATTAGAAACGAT GTTGGTAAAATTCTCCTGAATGCTCTGATCTATAAGGGGATAAAAATGAATGTTCAGAAGAACACAGTTGCTTCAATATTTCATACCACA gatTCGCAATCAAGTGAAACAGATGGTGGCACTGTTGTCGCTCGAACATACTTGTTTCGGTTGAAAAATGAGGAGGAGGCTGCAAAGTTGTCAACAGCGATAAAAGAGAATGTACCCTCGGAATGA
- the LOC133888972 gene encoding uncharacterized protein LOC133888972 isoform X3, whose product MAESSHQHVMVGPVTLDPRRAEAASKHVRALNTQFASWVQLQLQNYPAELWEDGIKDYISHASEIMEKFKDVVNWLRQSKASSAAVSSPSPLKDEKTTLPAADDSKFAVQPSSDNEQKVPIMASTSSVSQSSSSQNILSFSSQTKPPAFSGIFGDNKNTPGDSSKPSFQFGANNGIFGDKNSPGDSSKPTFQFGANNGFSTPNSPSIFSASVAQSFSMQTPSLFSVNQQSILSGNQKTAEASADADEDAEPEKPSSPSVKKAEEKGIVVVHEAKCKVYVKHDDATKGWKDIGVGQLSIRSKEGAEKASKESTPTIVIRNDVGKILLNALIYKGIKMNVQKNTVASIFHTTDSQSSETDGGTVVARTYLFRLKNEEEAAKLSTAIKENVPSE is encoded by the exons AT GGCGGAGTCTTCCCATCAGCATGTGATGGTAGGACCCGTTACTTTAGATCCTCGACGGGCTGAGGCTGCCAGCAAACACGTGAGGGCACTCAATACCCAGTTCGCAAG CTGGGTTCAATTGCAGTTGCAAAATTATCCAGCTGAACTCTGGGAAGACGGCATCAAAGATTACATATCCCATGCTTCTGAAATCATG GAGAAATTCAAGGATGTCGTCAATTGGCTTAGGCAATCTAAAGCAAGTTCAGCAGCTGTTTCCTCCCCAAGTCCACTCAAGGATGAGAAAACTACTTTGCCGGCAGCAGATGATAGCAAGTTTGCGGTACAGCCAAGTTCAGATAACGAACAGAAGGTTCCAATTATGGCATCTACTTCTTCAGTTTCTCAGAGCTCAAGCTCACAGAATATTCTCTCGTTTTCTTCTCAGACAAAACCGCCAGCTTTTAGTG GTATATTTGGTGACAACAAGAACACTCCTGGTGACAGCAGTAAACCATCTTTCCAGTTTGGTGCGAATAATGGCATATTCGGTGACAAGAACTCACCTGGTGACAGCAGTAAACCTACTTTCCAGTTTGGTGCAAATAATGGCTTTTCGACACCAAATTCACCATCCATTTTTTCTGCTTCAGTTGCCCAAAGTTTTAGCATGCAGACTCCGTCTCTGTTTTCAGTGAACCAACAATCAATTCTCTCAG GAAACCAAAAGACTGCTGAAGCTTCAGCTGATGCAGATGAGG ATGCTGAACCTGAGAAGCCAAGCAGTCCTTCTGTAAAGAAGGCAGAAGAGAAAGGAATAGTTGTTGTTCATGAAGCCAAATGCAAGGTGTATGTAAAG CATGATGATGCAACCAAGGGCTGGAAAGACATTGGTGTCGGTCAGCTTTCTATCAGAAGTAAAGAAGGTGCAGAGAAAGCTTCCAAAGAGTCCACTCCGACCATTGTTATTAGAAACGAT GTTGGTAAAATTCTCCTGAATGCTCTGATCTATAAGGGGATAAAAATGAATGTTCAGAAGAACACAGTTGCTTCAATATTTCATACCACA gatTCGCAATCAAGTGAAACAGATGGTGGCACTGTTGTCGCTCGAACATACTTGTTTCGGTTGAAAAATGAGGAGGAGGCTGCAAAGTTGTCAACAGCGATAAAAGAGAATGTACCCTCGGAATGA
- the LOC133888972 gene encoding uncharacterized protein LOC133888972 isoform X2 — MTTRGAKRAATSDLAAPDLPSKRVMDGPSFDVHRAESSHQHVMVGPVTLDPRRAEAASKHVRALNTQFASWVQLQLQNYPAELWEDGIKDYISHASEIMEKFKDVVNWLRQSKASSAAVSSPSPLKDEKTTLPAADDSKFAVQPSSDNEQKVPIMASTSSVSQSSSSQNILSFSSQTKPPAFSGIFGDNKNTPGDSSKPSFQFGANNGIFGDKNSPVAQSFSMQTPSLFSVNQQSILSGNQKTAEASADADEDAEPEKPSSPSVKKAEEKGIVVVHEAKCKVYVKHDDATKGWKDIGVGQLSIRSKEGAEKASKESTPTIVIRNDVGKILLNALIYKGIKMNVQKNTVASIFHTTDSQSSETDGGTVVARTYLFRLKNEEEAAKLSTAIKENVPSE; from the exons ATGACGACGCGGGGAGCCAAGCGCGCCGCCACGTCCGACCTCGCTGCCCCCGAT CTACCAAGTAAGAGAGTAATGGACGGACCCTCTTTTGATGTTCACAGGGCGGAGTCTTCCCATCAGCATGTGATGGTAGGACCCGTTACTTTAGATCCTCGACGGGCTGAGGCTGCCAGCAAACACGTGAGGGCACTCAATACCCAGTTCGCAAG CTGGGTTCAATTGCAGTTGCAAAATTATCCAGCTGAACTCTGGGAAGACGGCATCAAAGATTACATATCCCATGCTTCTGAAATCATG GAGAAATTCAAGGATGTCGTCAATTGGCTTAGGCAATCTAAAGCAAGTTCAGCAGCTGTTTCCTCCCCAAGTCCACTCAAGGATGAGAAAACTACTTTGCCGGCAGCAGATGATAGCAAGTTTGCGGTACAGCCAAGTTCAGATAACGAACAGAAGGTTCCAATTATGGCATCTACTTCTTCAGTTTCTCAGAGCTCAAGCTCACAGAATATTCTCTCGTTTTCTTCTCAGACAAAACCGCCAGCTTTTAGTG GTATATTTGGTGACAACAAGAACACTCCTGGTGACAGCAGTAAACCATCTTTCCAGTTTGGTGCGAATAATGGCATATTCGGTGACAAGAACTCACCTG TTGCCCAAAGTTTTAGCATGCAGACTCCGTCTCTGTTTTCAGTGAACCAACAATCAATTCTCTCAG GAAACCAAAAGACTGCTGAAGCTTCAGCTGATGCAGATGAGG ATGCTGAACCTGAGAAGCCAAGCAGTCCTTCTGTAAAGAAGGCAGAAGAGAAAGGAATAGTTGTTGTTCATGAAGCCAAATGCAAGGTGTATGTAAAG CATGATGATGCAACCAAGGGCTGGAAAGACATTGGTGTCGGTCAGCTTTCTATCAGAAGTAAAGAAGGTGCAGAGAAAGCTTCCAAAGAGTCCACTCCGACCATTGTTATTAGAAACGAT GTTGGTAAAATTCTCCTGAATGCTCTGATCTATAAGGGGATAAAAATGAATGTTCAGAAGAACACAGTTGCTTCAATATTTCATACCACA gatTCGCAATCAAGTGAAACAGATGGTGGCACTGTTGTCGCTCGAACATACTTGTTTCGGTTGAAAAATGAGGAGGAGGCTGCAAAGTTGTCAACAGCGATAAAAGAGAATGTACCCTCGGAATGA